Within Solea solea chromosome 1, fSolSol10.1, whole genome shotgun sequence, the genomic segment ATGGAATAGAGTCGGATGAAGACTCTGGCTCCGTCAACAGCAGCATAGTTTCTGGTCCTTCTTTCTTGTCTCACACCACTCCCAAGGAGAGGGGGACGTCACTGCACATGTGCTCAGCCTGTCTGAAGCtctaccagaaagcagagaagaTGAACGTGCCAATGAAAGACAAACTCTTAGACAATGGTGagtgcaacaaaataaaaatgaaatgtctgcCAAGGGATCTTTGGTCGTTGCTCCAGCACATACACATcattattgtaaaaataaatgcagcaaTCACTTGGAGAGCTCAAACGTCCGCTGCAGCTCAGTTTCCTCAAGTTTATCAATACACCCTTCATTTTACCCTGTCTTGCAAGGTTAACAATTATATATCTGAATTACCAAAACctaacatgtgttttttggttTATAATCCACATCAAAAtccaactttttctttttgggtaTTATTGCTGctcacaatcaaacaaacaaagacaggcAAAACATAACCTCTTTTACAGAGTTAACAGTCTTATAAATAAGATTCAATATCCTGTAAATGTTCACCAGTGCAGTGTTTTACATGGTCAATCCCTCACACTGTAACCTCTGTACATAATATGTCCAAGTATGCAAGTTAAACTGTAAACACTGTTCTCACTGTATATATTATTCTCATTATATGTTAATTAGGATATTTATAATTTCTATACATCCTGGTGTTAATGCATGCTTACTATTTATTACTTTCCTTGTTTACTGTCTGTGCTGCTAATACTGCTAATTTCCTAGCAATATCAATATCTTATCTATATCTATtctatataaattatataactGCTTCTTTTTAAGACTATTTGGTCATGGCAGTGTATGTGGTGGTcaaatcaggaaaaaaacaggGTTGATGAAAAGTCCAAAAATGTAATCATGATATAATGTTATAAATCAGTCAATAGTGATAGTTATCGTgacaaatgtttaataaaattaaatattggTATTTGCTCTCAAGTCAAATTTAAAGAAACCATTTCATTGTGGGTTTCAAACTTGTTTCTTTTTGGATAGAAAATGGACAAATGTTGTTTATACACTCCAGTCTTTCATTGAAAGTAATAACATCAGTGTTTCTGCACAATCTGTATTAGCCGGTATTCAGTGCACGCATGGATCCTAACATGTTTTAATCTCTTTTGTTCATCAGATCCCATGTCCCTGACATGTGATCAGTGGGTGCTGATGAAAAAGTGGAGACCCAGAAGAATGTCTAAAACAAGAGGGTAAGACTTTCTGTGTGTATGAGTGATGTATGATTCTGCGAGGTTTCAAACCTTACAAGGGAGAAAACTTTACACCACATGTTAAACTCAGTGGCTCATGTTCAACATCCCCAATCTCCCAGCCAAGCtatccaaacaaacacagtgtctatgtccatccatccatccatccgtccgtccATCCAAGGtagggtaaaccctggacagattgccagttcatcacagggcaacatggagacaaacaaccatccactctcacactcacacctatggtgaaTTTAGTgagtccaatttgcctaatccccaaatatatatgtttttggactgtgggaggaaacctgagaCACAGTTTATATGCCTGTGCTGCTGCCTGCATGCTCAACCATCTGTATCTGGATCCTTCTGACatcctcctgctgttgtgaatgtaTCTCAATGATGAACAATGACGTTCCTCATGTCTCGTGCCTGGTGCCATATCTGGAATTTCTTGTGCTTTTCCATTTTTCAGGACACTTTTGATCCATATACAGCTGGTGAAGAAAGGTATGAAGCAAAGTGAGCAGTCAGTGTGCTTGAGGTCACACACTTTCCTCCAAAGGTAACGCTCttgtaaaaataacacaagtCTCGTTTCACTCTGTTAACACTGTAAATGACCTTCATGTGGTTCCACTGTGTCAGGAACCTCCGGCGTTGTAAGAGAGTGCCAGTAAAGAAggggaagaagagaaagaagaggcgGACAGATAACTCTCAGGGTTCTCGCGTTGCTAAGCAGCCGCGTCTGCGCGGCAACAAAGGTCGTCATGGGCGCATCAGTAATAGCTCTGCAGATGACGGCAGCCTTAATAAGAGCTGCAGTCACAGTAGCCATGAAGAGACGAACTATCAAGCAGACACACGTGTGTCTGTCGAGATGAATCCCTGCACAGTCGCTCTGGAAACCACCAACGCAAGACGGAAAACGCCAGAGAAGAAGACGAGTGGATTCAGAGACTTGCTGGCCCAGCTCCGTGGAAGCAGCAGCATAATTGTCAGAGAAACACGTTGATGAGGTGACTTTTACCCACTAATATTAATCCactgatttaatttattttcactgGCTTAACTCTCCgaaaaaacatttgtcaatACAAGTCAGTAAGTCAAATACcagtgactcagcacaaatgtgttgttaactgCTTCATAGTTCAAAAAGGGTctgtctaaaatgactgtatcggactaatatcagtATCGTTAGATTGTGGTTGTGATAtttcggacacaaaaaagtggcatCGTCCCATCTCTACGTATTTGTGGAGCATGAAGTAGcaacgtctgtgtgtgtgcgcgcactaCCATCTTCGCTGTCCTCACATTCATTGGCCGTGGCTCCATTTTATCACCACAgatcattttctgtttatttatttattcaacagTAATAAACACAGTGATTTCAAAACTCCTGTGTGTTCTCTTCATATGTGGCGTGGAATTGTGTGATTGCAGTAATTCtaaccatcaccatcaccatctacTAAAAGCAAGTTAAAAATCGACTTCTGGTGACTTTACCTCCCACAAGGTGGCGCCACATCTCTTCATACTCGGTAGTGTATTAAAGTGTAGGAGAGAATACAAGGCACTTACAGGCAAGAATTGACTTCTGTGTTCTGTTTTGACCTGCAGAGATGTGGTTAGTAATAAGTCTGCGTCACAAGAGATGCGATgtctcaaaaaaaaacagctggaaCTGCAAATGAGAAGCTTAAAGTTTCAATTAGGGGAAGTTTCTGTCAGATATAAATATgtgatattcacatttaattctAATTTGTATTAGTGTATTTCAGCAGTCCAAGTTGTAagggatgttttgttttgttttaataaaagcatGCTGTTGGAATGGAATTGATGAATTTAGTATTTTTCAGCATCTTCACAGGCCACTCGAAGCAGAAAGACGTTAACACCATATAAAACatttgcttattattattattttttaatataaatacaaaccatttaccataatATATGCAAGCTCTTTTATGGTAACATTATCATCCTTTGTCTCATTGTGTCTCTGTATCTTGAACTTACccataaaacatgtcaaagaaTTATGTGTTGTGCTGTAAATGTGGGATTTTCCTCCCACAAATCTTGCCGTTGGTTAAGCAACATCAGTGCATCATTTATCAGAGTTAACCATgttatttagttatttgtttttgtaaactaCTCTCAGTAGGGTTTGGGATTGGAGTCGTTTTACTGGCAATGGTATTTGGGAGATTTGTGTGGTGATAGCAGTGAATGTGGAGGAAGGGTGTGGAAAATGAGGACGAGATAAGGGACTGTGGTCCTGCTGTTTACTTATGGGATTAGTATATTGAGAGAGGATGGCGGGGGTTTACAGTCAGAACTGCTTAGGTCAAACAAGgaaatgtgtctctttgtaaTGAATGAATACGTTGTCGCACGTGTCTGCCCGTCGTGCACCGTCTCACAGTTAAGTTATTTGTTGCTTTAATGGGAAGTTGAGACTTTAATATGATTGGATAGTGTTTTTACAAACAGGTCCGCTCCACAGCTGACCgacatttttcattattgtgacaatgcattaattaattggttacaatcgggttgtgaagaggatttcaagcaatacagtaaaaacaaatgatctCCTACCCTACCTTTTAATGCCAACCCTGGATCCCAGGCAAACCAACTCAAAATCTTTGTGTCTTTCTCCATTTTATATCTTTCCACCACTGTCTTCCATATTCCAAGTGTAGTTTTGATTATTAAATCCAATTTATTACTTAATTTAActgataattttttttatctgttattAGCTTTCGTATTTCCATGTTTACATTCCAGTTTCTGTCTTGCAACATAGTGACATCACTCTCTGTTCAAGGCATTAGTCCACTACATTGACATAGCTAAGTAATATGTGTTTACTGACATGCCGCACCTTTGAAATATATGTATCACCCCTGACTTTCACAATCGGTGCACATGCAAAACAGGGTGTGAGACTCAATAGGGCTTCACCACATCGGTGACTAGAACTTGAAAGAAACAAACGCACACTAATGGTTCAGTGAGTGTGAAAATCAGAGTGAGAGCAGAGGAAGGCTgataatcatcatcaccatcacactCCCTTCTACCCTGCAGGTTCAGACACTGCATGCTCGCGTGAAACGTCTAAGATGGTGGTGATGTAAACGCAACAAGTTATGCTCAAACTCCTCtgagagctgcaactaatgctGCTTGTCCTCTTTAATCGGACCAtgaacacacatatacacacacacacacattaacacattgttcatccttcttttcttttgccaATAGACCCTGCTTACCACCAACCAAAGGTCCCAGGGCCAAAACAATtcaagcaacacacacacacacacacagcagagtatCCTGTGATAGAAGCACTATCAGCACCTGACACCtcgaaaacaggaaaaacatttCAGCAGGGGCACAGACACAGATGTACTGCAGTGTTTAGGGAGGAGCGTGAACGCAGCTATAAAAACCCCCTGGACAATAATCTGTCTCCACTTCACTCTGCGGAGAACAGAGAGCCACGGTCCCCACCATGTCATACTATGAGGTAATGTTAGTGATGCCAAGTGTGGAAACTTTGATGTAAATTCACAGATCTGTGTTTAAGGATGTTTGAAGTTTCCTTTGCCGTGTAGCTTtaatcatcatcgtcatccaTCTTTCTGTCTCCAGCACATCGTCTTGGACTATGACCTAAATGACACGGGTTcaggttctggttctggagAGTTTGGGGTGGACCTGGATGAGCCCTGCGAGGTGGAGCATGTCATGACCACTGAGCTTCAGCGGGTCTTCTTGCCGGTGGTCTACGCTCTCATATTCATCCTGGGCATCACAGGAAACGGCCTGGTCGTCGTCGTGCTGGGCTGCCAGCGCAGGTGAGACTTCAGTGATCTTCACATTTTCACTCGCTTTATTAgtacatttataatataatactgcatttttgtgttttattgtgaaagtagTACAGGTGTTACTATGTAAGTGATTTTTTAAAAgggttatttttttacatgaatacaATATTTAGACACCACCAAATCACAgtaatatttgtatattatGTAAGTATATAACTGTGAAGATACAATGAACAGTTGCCACTTAACTATAGAATGGAATCGTGATTGATTTTATATGGACTTAAAAGTatcacatggacacaaatatggcaatatttattaaaaatggaGTACATGTGAAGACGTCAGtgccaaaacacacatcatttcaaaaacaaactgacacaaatgAAATGCTTTAGAATCAAATGGCCAATTCAGTTTACATTCATCAGATCTGTGAAAGCACAGAGACTAGGATACATGTGTTATAGAGCAGCATTAATGGATCTGTTCTCGTGTGCTTATATACACAGGTCAAAGTGCAGCCTCACAGACCGATATCGCCTCCATCTCTCAGCTGCCGACCTCCTCTTTGTTCTGGCGCTCCCGTTCTGGGCCGTGGACGCGGCGCTGGCTGACTGGCGCTTCGGGGCGGCCACCTGCATCGGTGTTCATGTTATTTACACGGTCAACCTGTACGGCAGCGTCCTCATCCTGGCCTTCATCAGCCTGGACCGCTACCTGGCAGTGGTCCGAGCCACAGATACCAACACTGGTGGGCTGAGGCAGCTGCTGGCACACAGACTGGTGTATGTAGGTGAGTGTTGGAAGACTGATaacacctcctctcctctcctctcctctcctctcctctcctctcctctcctctcctccctaaTTTAAGGAATagttaaaggtcaaatgtctcTTCCCCGTCTAGCATTAGTTTTCCAGTGTTTAaagtaaaggtcaaaggtcaaagctctcctctcctcccacaTTTCCTTATGTTTAATAATTGTCTTCCTCTCTCAGGAGCATGGTTTCCTGCAGCACTGCTGGCAGTGCCGGACTTGATATTTGCCAGGACTcaggaaggaggagagggggCCACTCTGTGCCAGCGTTTCTACCCGGTGGACAATGCTCCTCTCTGGGTCGCAGTCTTTCACCTCCAGCTGGTCCTCGTGGGTCTAGTGATCCCCGGCTtggtgctgctggtgtgttACTGTGTCATTGTCACCCGGCTGACCCGGGGCCCGCTGGGGGGCCAGAGGCAGAAGCGGCGGGCGGTCAGGACCACCATTGCGCTGGTGCTCTGCTTCTTTGTGTGCTGGCTGCCCTACGGAGCAGGCATCTCTGTGGACACTCTGCTGCGCCTGGAGGTCCTGCCCCGCACCTGCAGACTGGAGGCGGTTCTGGGCGTGTGGCTGGCGGTGGCCGAGCCCATGGCGTTTGCACACTGCTGCCTGAACCCGCTGCTGTACGCCTTCCTGGGAGCTGGGTTCAAGAGTTCAGCCCGCAGAGCGCTCACTCTGAGTCGGGCGTCCAGTTTGAAGATTTTACCACGGAGGCGAGCTGGGGCTTCCACGACAACAGAGTCCGAGTCTTCTAGTTTACATTCCAGTTAGTGTCGCCCTAGAgtatgtgtgtactgtatatactgtgtgtgtgtgtgtctgtgtctgtgtgtgtgtgtgtgtgaggacgtTTACACAAAGTTTCTGAGAAAGTAAGGAGCAGTCTGCTGGCTCATGACTTGTCTTCTTCATTGTAAATTATGTGTTTGAAAGGTTTTAATGTTTATAATAAaacgaaaaaacaaacaaacaaacctgccTATATTTGTGAGTGTAATTGTTTGTCTTCCTTACTGAGACACTTCATTTCTGGATTGACCTCAAAAACACCCACATGCCTTTTCTCGCTCGTATCGCCAGATTCATcagaatgataaaaaaaaacaaaaaaaacaatgtttatatTTTCTCTCATAAAGAAgcagcacaacaacaataaaagcaaGTCATCAATCTACctacagtttaactccctcgTTTCTCACATGGGGaacattaaagtaaaaaaaaagtaaagtatttATCTACAGGTTTGGAGGaaggcagaaaaaaagaattaaaatatgacacatacacaaataaaatcaacGGAAGAAAGAATCTGCTCACATAGGAGTACCCACCACTGAGTTCTTCTCTACAGCATCAAGATTGTCCAAATTTGTCTAAAGGTTTATGGGATATATATTCAAAACACTTTTGTCCCCCTGATTTAAGGTCTTTTATCAATTGAGCACATTATCATTATCAGTCAACGGTTAGAAATATGACAGTttaagacgtgtgtgtgtgtgtggaaaaacgTTGTTTTCACAATGGTCACTTTGTCTCCCTTTTGTCATTACTCAGTCGTCCACGTCTGGTTCCAAGCACGAGTGAGGTGAAGTTAATGTGAGAAATGAAACTCTGCAACCAGGTGTGCctgaatcacacacactcatgtgtatctgtgagagggtgaggggcACATGTGTTTGCAGGTTTAATGATATTAACAGTTTGCCTCTACGTGGGAAAGAAGGGAGCATATGAGGGTCAGGAGGTCcattttttccacaaacacacacacaaagtgcttCCCACATACCTACTTCCACTTGGAAGTGAGAGAAACAGAAGCTGGAAGTTTACTATGTCGCATTTCCTGAggcagaaaggaggaggaggaggaggaggaagacgaagaggagAGTTGTGAGAGAGGCGACAAAGGAAGAATACAGTGATTCAGTGTCAAAGTGATGGTGGACTCTGTTACTGCGTGACTCACCATGACATGGTGGCACATGTGGCTTTATACATTTAGAGgagaatataaaaaaatcttACCTGATATTTTCAAGCGCTCTctgtccatacacacacacacgcacacacactctcacatacacaattCTCTTCTATTCATAGTATATTCAAAACAGGAAAGActtcctgctgcagctcatTTTAGGAAAAACAAGCAGCGAAACAATCAAACAGCCGAGCAGCTCGGCAACACAGTCAGACGCACAGTGAGCTGCCGTGAGGTAAATCACTTCAGCAACACGATGAAGACGACAGTGAAGGCCACGCAACGCTCTTATCCACCTCCATCACTACCAGGTGATCAATGGTGATCAagcatttcctcctccttcaacTTCAAAGGCTTGATTTCCAGCAATAACATACTGAGTTAATGCATGTGCGATGTAATAATGCTTCACTGGTGTTCTTTTATCAGAATAATCAAAAATCGTTTGATTTtcgagttttgttttttcaagtttttttatttatttatttcctttagcACCTGTCCAGAGGGTTCCCCGCCTTTcagcagctgggattggctgcagCTCCCCGCTCCCCtcttgtgtggaggataaagcgccGGTAGACAATTTCCATTAGctaaatccatggttctcaaactgtggcacgtgCACCACCGGCCGTACACGAGCTTCCTCAGAAAGGGcattatactgtactgtaaaccACAGGTCTAAATTAAAGATATTCATAAATTGCTTCATAATTTTATGATTTAATGAGAGTTAAGCTGAGTTTTTGTCTTTCACGTATTTTTAAACGTATCAGTTCAGTGTTACTCTCAAACCTGTTAGTCCTGATTCTGGCTGTTTGAGCCAAGTTTTGATCTTAGATAAAGTTTGGGATCTGGACGACTAACAGCTTTCTGCaattacagaaaataaacaaacctgaGATCCTTGTGATTGGTGTTAGAGGCGCGCAAGAGAGAAATCTCAGTTTGTCTGAAACACAGTGAGCACAATGTATAAAAAGTAAGTATAAGCAAGTTTATGAAGTATTACTAAGACAGCATCCAGTACAGATCAGATAGTGACATAATACATACACTGTCTCTCTAAGTAGGGTACGATATTTCTTAAAACGTGTgtcaaatgattatttttcgATAAAATATTGTCATCATATTcatcaaactgaagaaaacatctttgtttctcacagatctgcacaaatatcacaccaaaAACATGCTCTTCAAATAAAATTGaggataattatgtaaaattaCCCTATCATCTGGCGCTTGCAATTTCAAAACAATTGCaattagttatttattcaaaatggtTTGATTTTAGTCCCAGAGTGTGGAAGTGAACCACAGAAAcaatgagcacatgaacacatgtcaCACGTCTGAACACAAATAAACCAGGAAACGGCGTTTCTCGTCTCTTCTCTTTCGTGTCCTGTTGCTCTTACAGCTGTTTCATTCCACTTGTGTTGTTTCTCACAAATCTGACACCGTCAAACTCTCAGAGAACGTCCGCAACTCACAGTCCGAGGTGGAActacattatatttattataatgacTTCAAGTAGCAGCA encodes:
- the si:ch211-227n13.3 gene encoding uncharacterized protein si:ch211-227n13.3; the protein is MYPQRSTRLKRPVQKSPDEDVTQHKLRGKRPKTGRRRSKVGDGAVTIDDRGDQDISDAGGVTHVTKEDEGSIIVLADYGIESDEDSGSVNSSIVSGPSFLSHTTPKERGTSLHMCSACLKLYQKAEKMNVPMKDKLLDNDPMSLTCDQWVLMKKWRPRRMSKTRGTLLIHIQLVKKGMKQSEQSVCLRSHTFLQRNLRRCKRVPVKKGKKRKKRRTDNSQGSRVAKQPRLRGNKGRHGRISNSSADDGSLNKSCSHSSHEETNYQADTRVSVEMNPCTVALETTNARRKTPEKKTSGFRDLLAQLRGSSSIIVRETR
- the LOC131457717 gene encoding C-X-C chemokine receptor type 4-like isoform X1 — its product is MSYYEHIVLDYDLNDTGSGSGSGEFGVDLDEPCEVEHVMTTELQRVFLPVVYALIFILGITGNGLVVVVLGCQRRSKCSLTDRYRLHLSAADLLFVLALPFWAVDAALADWRFGAATCIGVHVIYTVNLYGSVLILAFISLDRYLAVVRATDTNTGGLRQLLAHRLVYVGAWFPAALLAVPDLIFARTQEGGEGATLCQRFYPVDNAPLWVAVFHLQLVLVGLVIPGLVLLVCYCVIVTRLTRGPLGGQRQKRRAVRTTIALVLCFFVCWLPYGAGISVDTLLRLEVLPRTCRLEAVLGVWLAVAEPMAFAHCCLNPLLYAFLGAGFKSSARRALTLSRASSLKILPRRRAGASTTTESESSSLHSS
- the LOC131457717 gene encoding C-X-C chemokine receptor type 4-like isoform X2; its protein translation is MTTELQRVFLPVVYALIFILGITGNGLVVVVLGCQRRSKCSLTDRYRLHLSAADLLFVLALPFWAVDAALADWRFGAATCIGVHVIYTVNLYGSVLILAFISLDRYLAVVRATDTNTGGLRQLLAHRLVYVGAWFPAALLAVPDLIFARTQEGGEGATLCQRFYPVDNAPLWVAVFHLQLVLVGLVIPGLVLLVCYCVIVTRLTRGPLGGQRQKRRAVRTTIALVLCFFVCWLPYGAGISVDTLLRLEVLPRTCRLEAVLGVWLAVAEPMAFAHCCLNPLLYAFLGAGFKSSARRALTLSRASSLKILPRRRAGASTTTESESSSLHSS